Proteins from a genomic interval of bacterium:
- a CDS encoding patatin family protein yields the protein MQKKKTALVLEGGGIRSSYLGGVLEMLYQNGYPHFDIVVGTSAGACCGANFIAGETHKNKTILFDYLLNGNFIKFQYSLSTKNVMDIDFLVDEVCVKHVPLNLPKIKASKSTLYMAATDFLTGKAFYFNNREHDILTALKASCAVPYMYRTSVMHHGRRYIDGGMVASIPVKKALEEGATDIVVIGTREMGYRKSPSKAPGWIHDFFYPKSAMTQAFKNRYAHYNEAIDLIENPPQGVTIDLIAPHKKLAVSRVTSDKLKVEEAYKQGLADGLAYVALKKGLGQKDLELSA from the coding sequence GTGCAAAAGAAAAAGACAGCATTGGTACTTGAAGGCGGCGGAATCCGTTCTTCGTATTTGGGCGGGGTTTTAGAAATGTTGTATCAAAATGGCTATCCACATTTTGATATCGTTGTTGGCACTTCGGCCGGCGCCTGTTGTGGGGCTAATTTTATTGCGGGCGAAACGCATAAAAACAAAACCATTCTCTTTGATTATCTTTTAAACGGCAATTTCATCAAATTTCAGTATTCGCTTTCTACTAAAAACGTGATGGATATCGATTTTTTGGTAGATGAAGTGTGTGTGAAACATGTGCCGCTCAATCTTCCCAAAATTAAAGCTTCTAAAAGTACCCTCTATATGGCCGCTACCGATTTTTTAACCGGCAAAGCTTTTTATTTTAATAATCGCGAGCACGATATCTTGACGGCTCTTAAGGCCAGTTGTGCAGTTCCCTATATGTATAGAACTTCTGTAATGCATCATGGCCGACGTTATATTGATGGAGGGATGGTGGCTTCTATCCCCGTTAAAAAGGCGCTTGAGGAGGGGGCGACGGATATTGTGGTGATTGGCACAAGGGAAATGGGGTATCGCAAAAGTCCATCTAAAGCTCCCGGCTGGATCCATGACTTTTTTTACCCTAAAAGCGCTATGACACAGGCTTTTAAAAACCGTTATGCTCATTACAATGAAGCCATTGATCTGATAGAAAATCCTCCTCAGGGGGTTACTATTGATCTCATTGCTCCTCACAAAAAATTGGCAGTATCCCGTGTAACCAGCGATAAATTGAAGGTTGAAGAGGCTTATAAGCAGGGTTTAGCTGATGGTTTAGCCTATGTTGCCCTAAAGAAAGGTTTGGGCCAAAAAGACCTTGAACTATCAGCCTAA
- the bamD gene encoding outer membrane protein assembly factor BamD → MLKKLSFLIFILLSFLTACGGKTYRPPVGATVDQELRRCTELSRQKKFEKAVECLEIFKSRHAGSDLSGTAELYIADNFFRQKEYLLAANSYQDFIKNNPYHEKVDYAYYQTARSYLKDMPKSISRDQENLNLAVENLEILVRSFSGSPMAAQAQAEYNRARALQAKKHFYVGRFYYKYGEYLSAAQRFQEIVVNYPGLGYDEKGFYYLTEALLKTNQKDIAAKVIGAFEERYPRSELLKKVKSKVQKS, encoded by the coding sequence ATGCTTAAAAAATTATCATTTCTTATTTTTATTTTGCTTTCTTTTTTAACGGCTTGCGGTGGTAAAACGTATCGTCCTCCCGTTGGTGCAACCGTCGACCAAGAGTTGCGTCGTTGTACCGAGTTGTCGCGCCAGAAAAAATTTGAAAAGGCTGTTGAATGTTTGGAAATTTTTAAGAGCCGTCATGCCGGTTCCGATTTATCGGGTACCGCCGAACTTTACATTGCCGACAATTTTTTTCGCCAAAAAGAATATTTGCTTGCGGCCAACAGTTATCAAGATTTTATTAAAAACAATCCCTATCACGAAAAAGTGGACTATGCGTATTATCAAACAGCACGTTCTTATTTAAAAGATATGCCCAAGTCTATTTCTCGCGATCAGGAAAATTTAAATTTAGCAGTAGAAAATTTGGAAATTTTGGTGCGTTCCTTTTCTGGGTCGCCTATGGCGGCGCAGGCTCAGGCCGAATACAACCGCGCTCGTGCCCTGCAGGCTAAAAAGCATTTTTATGTAGGTCGTTTTTATTATAAATATGGCGAATATTTGTCGGCCGCGCAGCGTTTTCAGGAAATTGTTGTTAATTATCCGGGCTTAGGATACGACGAAAAGGGTTTTTATTATCTCACCGAGGCTTTACTGAAAACAAACCAAAAGGATATTGCTGCCAAGGTGATTGGTGCTTTTGAAGAACGTTATCCAAGAAGTGAATTATTAAAAAAGGTAAAATCGAAAGTTCAAAAAAGTTAA